The genomic segment CTTCATAAACAATTACTTGAAGCAGAAGTTAACTTTGAAATTATCTGCTTAGATGATGGTTCTAAATCTGTTTTAAATAAGGAAAACCAACAAATAAATACTTTGTCGTTTTCTAATTTTGAAGAACTTACAACAAATATTGGTAGAAGTGCAATTCGAAATTTATTAGCGAAAAAAGCAACTTACAACTGGTTGTTATTTTTAGATTCAGATGGATTTCCTGTGCATAATAATTTTATAAAGCTATATTTAAATAAGATTGAAGATTCGAAAAACGATTTTTCTGGCTTTATTGGCGGAAGAATTCATAAAGTAGGTACAACAAACAATCTTAGAATTAAATTCGGAATCGGAAGAGAAGAAGTCTCTGAAGATTTACGAAATAAGAATCCCTATCGATATTTTTTTACTTCGAATATAGTATTTAAGAAAAGTGTTTTTAATGAAATTCAGTTTAACGAAAAATTAACTGGTTATGGTTATGAAGATTTAGTTTTTGGGAATAAAATGAAAGAACTAAACCATAAAGTATTTCATATAAATAACCCTGTTTACCATTTGCAAATAGAAGATAATACTTTGTTTATCAACAAAACAAAACAGGGTTTAAATAATTTATTGTTTTTAAAAAAGCAAAAATTATTGAAAAAAAATGATGTAAAATTGTTATCTTACTTTCATAAAATAAATAGTTTTGGGTTGCAAAGAAATATGGTTAAGATGAAGGATTTCTTTATTCGAAAAGCAATAAAAACATCCTCTTTATTTTATTACGATTTATTTAAATTAAGTTACTTGTGTTATTTAAAGGAAAAAGAAAATGAAACAAAATAGAGGAGAAATAGCAGACTTAATTTTTAAAAATTTAAAAAGCAATCAAAAAGAATTAAAAAAACAGTTTAATGCTCATAAAAATGAGATTGGTTATTTTTATTTAGACAATTTATTACCCAAAGAATTAGCCTTAGAAAT from the Polaribacter cellanae genome contains:
- a CDS encoding glycosyltransferase family 2 protein encodes the protein MLSVLLPTYNYNCFPFVKELHKQLLEAEVNFEIICLDDGSKSVLNKENQQINTLSFSNFEELTTNIGRSAIRNLLAKKATYNWLLFLDSDGFPVHNNFIKLYLNKIEDSKNDFSGFIGGRIHKVGTTNNLRIKFGIGREEVSEDLRNKNPYRYFFTSNIVFKKSVFNEIQFNEKLTGYGYEDLVFGNKMKELNHKVFHINNPVYHLQIEDNTLFINKTKQGLNNLLFLKKQKLLKKNDVKLLSYFHKINSFGLQRNMVKMKDFFIRKAIKTSSLFYYDLFKLSYLCYLKEKENETK